In the genome of Leptospira koniambonensis, one region contains:
- a CDS encoding LB099 family protein produces MDYEKEKKKLLSAKTPEQYIEFSIKSKLEGPKKSSITTEWLNKSGYTIDDIKYARNRHPFWREKRNKGSYERNSRRLEYHNYYKTDEKIVWDDAKLSKFYDLNQEGNADHELARLFKTSIPAVNHIRRKFRFSTILLELEKKKPNKAAVIKLSGHSESVLKRLIKEKGKK; encoded by the coding sequence ATGGATTACGAAAAGGAAAAAAAGAAACTCCTCTCTGCGAAAACGCCAGAGCAGTACATTGAATTTTCCATCAAATCAAAACTAGAAGGACCCAAGAAGTCCAGTATTACCACAGAATGGTTAAATAAATCCGGTTATACAATAGATGACATAAAATATGCAAGGAATAGGCATCCTTTTTGGAGAGAGAAAAGAAACAAAGGCTCTTACGAAAGAAACAGCCGTCGTCTAGAATACCATAACTATTATAAGACGGACGAGAAGATCGTTTGGGATGACGCTAAACTTTCCAAGTTTTACGACCTGAATCAGGAAGGAAATGCGGATCATGAGTTAGCTAGACTTTTCAAAACGTCCATTCCAGCTGTGAATCATATTCGCAGAAAGTTCCGTTTTTCCACCATTCTACTAGAACTGGAAAAAAAGAAACCGAACAAGGCTGCGGTTATCAAACTAAGCGGTCATTCAGAGTCTGTTCTGAAACGTTTGATTAAGGAAAAAGGAAAAAAATAA
- a CDS encoding polysaccharide deacetylase family protein — MYKQISRFSILLFLGIFTSSVLYAGPVREFLSSDGKSKTNQEKEEDPKPSAPKREIPRSEETSSPSPKIEVKVKKEKVESVASAEPSSRKSKRIERRKKGKTKVSKKEKQETKEKEKDTASKKYENSHPEVSGLPPKTEYDTKNPNANAELGHGKGIPVLCYHHLVGNQDPMGGYNLDPSLLEEQFKYLKSIGYQTISLDQFYQYQQGKAGSDFPARPVLLTFDDGSLTHRDVLVPLLKKYGMRASVFIYPTVISNPRYKFYLSWAALKEALDSGVLDIGSHTVYHPKLPAMSRAEIRSQLRDSKTTLEAKTGRKIQDLAYPFGLFDVRVIEEAKAAGYRMAFTVNPGKNLPGTYAYTIHRSLVTWGMSQSRFNSILSASPPVKIQLGVLDGSWVKPGDSFPVIVEGLDPKSVAIKISGKEGIIQRKSNTEYIIRIPEFKKTTYPAMTVIGKTPSGKRSETQFLFVNRKEFKKDPD; from the coding sequence ATGTATAAACAAATCAGCCGCTTTTCCATTCTACTCTTTTTAGGGATCTTCACTTCTTCCGTACTTTATGCGGGACCTGTCCGTGAATTTTTAAGTTCAGACGGTAAGTCCAAAACAAACCAAGAGAAAGAAGAAGATCCTAAACCTTCCGCTCCTAAAAGAGAAATCCCTAGATCGGAAGAAACTTCTTCACCTTCTCCCAAAATAGAAGTGAAGGTTAAAAAAGAAAAAGTAGAATCTGTGGCTTCTGCGGAACCTTCTTCCCGTAAATCTAAACGTATAGAGCGTAGGAAAAAAGGAAAAACTAAGGTTTCTAAAAAGGAAAAACAAGAAACTAAAGAGAAAGAAAAAGATACTGCTTCTAAGAAGTACGAAAATTCTCATCCAGAAGTTTCAGGACTTCCTCCTAAGACTGAATACGATACTAAAAATCCAAACGCAAACGCGGAACTAGGTCATGGAAAAGGGATCCCTGTTTTATGTTATCACCACCTGGTTGGAAACCAAGATCCAATGGGTGGATATAATTTAGATCCAAGCCTTTTAGAAGAACAATTTAAGTATCTTAAGTCAATAGGGTACCAAACCATTAGTTTGGACCAATTCTATCAGTACCAACAAGGAAAGGCTGGTTCTGATTTCCCTGCTCGTCCTGTTCTTTTAACTTTTGATGATGGATCTTTAACTCATAGAGATGTGCTTGTTCCATTACTCAAAAAATACGGAATGAGAGCTTCTGTTTTTATTTATCCAACTGTGATCTCCAATCCTAGATATAAATTTTACTTAAGCTGGGCGGCGCTGAAAGAAGCCTTGGACAGTGGAGTTTTGGATATAGGTTCTCATACTGTATACCATCCTAAATTGCCTGCAATGTCTAGAGCAGAGATCAGAAGTCAGCTTAGAGATTCTAAAACAACTCTGGAAGCAAAAACAGGCAGAAAGATCCAAGACCTCGCTTATCCATTTGGATTATTCGACGTACGAGTGATAGAAGAAGCGAAAGCTGCAGGTTATAGAATGGCTTTCACTGTAAATCCAGGTAAAAATCTTCCTGGAACTTATGCTTATACAATCCATAGATCCTTAGTGACTTGGGGAATGTCTCAATCCAGGTTCAATTCTATTCTAAGCGCTTCTCCGCCTGTTAAGATCCAACTAGGGGTTCTGGATGGCTCTTGGGTCAAACCGGGAGATAGTTTTCCAGTTATAGTAGAAGGTCTAGACCCTAAGTCGGTGGCGATCAAGATCAGCGGGAAAGAAGGTATCATTCAGAGAAAGTCGAATACTGAATATATCATTAGAATTCCTGAATTCAAAAAGACTACTTATCCAGCTATGACGGTGATTGGCAAAACTCCTTCCGGCAAAAGAAGTGAAACTCAATTTTTATTTGTAAATAGAAAAGAGTTTAAAAAAGATCCCGACTAA
- a CDS encoding exodeoxyribonuclease V subunit gamma, producing MSIRVHSSYNLADLSEALSGSLREEISRQDGLYSPTVIIPNKSMETWLNLDLVQRFGVVFNIRFLFLEKFLEELLLEKFSPEIDPKSRPFLQGESRKFQIYETLLRDQEFLQKYPILKNYLLPSARKTPDPVRLLDLSGRLAKYFKDYELHRQDWIRNWLGEKYSLLRLPGEDIWEEVATQSEIFFFQKELYSYLTNSDPSKETLIQYSMRNLGLESKAKKHSPKNVYLFALSQLSSTYISIFQNLLPEIHLEVFQFGVPDGELVSGTERNQICRNWANSFRSLKKSWEISGAEFLYSSKKEKQTKTVLSEFKEYLGRSEYKVSSRLLPDESLQILEAPGKVREVEAVFHHILSILSESKETKLTDFGIFCSDLSQYRAALEFVFEGGIQAKLAEKSGSQIKTLPYSIRDVLASETSAYISGILSLFTLLSKERSRADIFKLLRNPCFQSKWEVQPSWVEEWAKFSEDLELYQDDSLEEEQPLAFSFRKGFLRLAAGNILSAEEEEDLPISPFDPGSGSSVSMWIGIWKRVSFLLEEFSSLVSDPKSSNEKIIDSLSDLLRELFSSPSSNPIEVELEKNIIDSLYELRSVKWDPKNSKDRLKFLEAFFKQTGGEIQVRKGQYLTGGITVSSLQPMRPIPFLHVYILGLGEGLFPGTDDTSAFNLRHLAPREGDINVRGLNQSLLYETILSAKQSLVLSFVAEDITKDESIAPSSSLLLLEQALKENVLAPETSVRIKIPLNKHSKEYFIQKESSSSKFAEKFRKSFDLSSSLVYGKEEDKEYYRKTVLGNFQASSSVKKEVSNLETVDWNDLVRFAKSPLSYHLQRRFGLYTEEISESETATEEPFRISDNFKFMKELWSYSMKKTEKEIQNSLEGLFSIWKKRGNIPRGIYGDTEFLTKSEKVGKISEAVSEILSDVEILSGFTFGESPKKGNLLSLPIIPLEISNGSKISINGLKEDVFLKKEADGNSTIVLIYPNSKKKFKNLIEPFLIQSLLDLIPSKDTPRSVTAIFGYGDKPTILNMDREGGELYRKKFLSDLVQEFSDQSTSLISPGIWEDFPDRSEIDLNDPKSLNLFSQEYKIWAQESVQYDPGIYLDEIIRLLPYPQNYISEKDFNLCLKLYHPLEKVYYAEK from the coding sequence ATGAGCATACGAGTCCATAGTTCCTACAATCTTGCGGACTTGTCCGAAGCATTATCCGGATCCTTGAGAGAAGAGATTTCAAGGCAGGATGGATTGTATTCTCCAACGGTAATCATCCCGAACAAGAGTATGGAGACCTGGTTGAACCTGGATCTTGTCCAAAGATTCGGCGTGGTATTTAATATCAGATTTTTGTTCTTGGAAAAGTTTTTAGAGGAGCTGCTTCTCGAAAAATTTTCTCCTGAGATCGATCCAAAATCTAGACCGTTCCTCCAAGGAGAATCTCGAAAATTCCAGATCTACGAGACCTTGCTTCGAGATCAGGAATTTCTTCAAAAATATCCAATCCTTAAAAACTATCTTTTGCCTTCCGCAAGAAAAACTCCGGATCCGGTAAGGCTTTTAGATCTATCAGGACGTTTGGCAAAATATTTCAAGGATTATGAACTTCATAGGCAGGACTGGATCCGAAACTGGCTAGGAGAAAAATATTCACTTCTAAGATTACCTGGAGAAGATATCTGGGAAGAAGTTGCCACCCAATCAGAAATTTTTTTCTTTCAGAAAGAACTCTATTCTTATCTTACAAATTCTGATCCTTCTAAAGAAACTTTGATCCAATATTCAATGCGAAATCTTGGCTTAGAGTCCAAGGCCAAAAAACATTCTCCAAAGAATGTGTATCTATTTGCACTGTCTCAACTATCGAGTACGTATATTTCGATTTTTCAAAATCTGCTTCCTGAAATTCATTTAGAAGTTTTTCAATTCGGGGTTCCAGACGGAGAATTAGTTTCCGGAACAGAAAGAAATCAGATCTGCAGAAACTGGGCGAACTCATTTCGTTCCTTAAAAAAATCCTGGGAAATTTCAGGAGCAGAATTTTTATATTCTTCTAAAAAAGAAAAACAAACAAAAACTGTTTTATCAGAATTCAAAGAATATCTTGGACGATCTGAATATAAAGTATCATCTCGACTTCTTCCGGACGAGAGTTTACAAATTTTAGAAGCACCCGGAAAAGTCAGAGAAGTAGAAGCAGTATTCCATCATATTCTTTCCATCTTATCCGAATCTAAAGAAACTAAATTAACCGATTTTGGGATATTCTGTTCTGACCTTTCCCAATATAGAGCAGCCTTGGAGTTTGTATTCGAAGGTGGCATACAAGCAAAACTTGCAGAAAAGTCCGGCAGCCAAATAAAGACATTACCATATAGTATAAGAGATGTGCTCGCTTCAGAAACTAGCGCCTATATCAGCGGAATACTTTCTCTATTTACTCTACTCTCTAAGGAAAGATCCAGAGCAGATATTTTCAAATTACTTAGAAACCCTTGCTTCCAATCTAAATGGGAAGTGCAACCATCATGGGTAGAAGAATGGGCTAAATTTTCTGAAGACTTAGAATTATACCAAGATGATTCTTTGGAAGAAGAGCAACCACTTGCATTCTCTTTTCGAAAAGGTTTTTTACGTTTAGCCGCTGGCAATATATTATCAGCGGAAGAAGAGGAAGATCTTCCTATCTCCCCTTTTGATCCCGGATCAGGTTCTTCTGTATCAATGTGGATAGGAATTTGGAAACGTGTATCTTTTTTATTAGAAGAATTTTCCTCACTAGTCTCAGATCCAAAATCTTCTAACGAAAAAATTATAGATTCTCTATCCGATCTACTCAGAGAATTATTTTCTTCCCCTTCTTCCAATCCGATTGAAGTAGAATTAGAAAAAAATATTATAGATTCATTATATGAATTAAGATCTGTAAAATGGGATCCTAAAAATTCTAAAGACAGACTTAAGTTTTTAGAGGCGTTTTTTAAACAAACCGGAGGAGAGATCCAGGTCCGAAAAGGACAATACCTAACAGGAGGAATTACAGTATCTTCTCTACAACCAATGCGCCCGATCCCGTTCCTACATGTTTATATTTTAGGATTGGGAGAAGGTTTATTCCCTGGAACAGACGATACTTCCGCGTTCAATCTAAGACATTTGGCTCCTAGAGAAGGAGATATAAATGTAAGAGGCTTAAATCAGTCTTTATTATACGAAACAATCTTATCTGCAAAACAAAGTCTGGTATTATCATTTGTTGCGGAAGACATTACAAAAGACGAAAGTATCGCTCCTTCTTCTTCCTTACTCTTACTCGAACAAGCTTTGAAAGAGAATGTATTAGCTCCTGAAACTTCTGTTAGGATCAAAATCCCTTTAAACAAACATAGCAAAGAATATTTTATCCAAAAAGAAAGTTCCTCTTCAAAGTTTGCGGAGAAGTTCCGTAAAAGTTTCGATCTTTCTTCTTCCCTAGTTTATGGAAAAGAAGAAGATAAAGAATATTATCGTAAAACAGTACTAGGAAATTTCCAGGCTAGTTCTTCTGTAAAAAAGGAAGTTTCGAATTTAGAAACTGTAGATTGGAATGATTTGGTTCGATTTGCAAAATCTCCGCTTTCTTATCATTTACAAAGACGATTTGGATTGTACACAGAAGAAATTTCAGAATCCGAAACTGCAACAGAGGAACCCTTCCGAATTTCAGATAATTTCAAATTTATGAAAGAGTTATGGTCTTATTCTATGAAAAAGACCGAAAAAGAGATCCAAAATTCTTTGGAAGGACTTTTCTCGATTTGGAAAAAAAGAGGAAATATTCCAAGAGGAATTTATGGAGACACTGAATTTTTAACTAAATCAGAGAAAGTGGGAAAAATTTCGGAAGCAGTTTCCGAAATACTTTCAGACGTAGAAATTTTATCCGGATTTACTTTCGGAGAATCCCCCAAGAAAGGGAATTTACTTTCTTTGCCCATTATTCCATTAGAAATTTCGAATGGATCTAAGATTAGTATAAACGGATTAAAAGAAGATGTATTCCTGAAAAAGGAAGCTGACGGAAATTCTACCATTGTGCTCATATATCCAAACTCTAAGAAAAAATTCAAAAATTTAATAGAGCCATTTTTGATCCAATCATTGCTGGATCTTATTCCTTCTAAAGACACTCCAAGATCAGTAACTGCAATTTTCGGATACGGAGATAAACCAACCATACTGAATATGGATCGAGAAGGAGGAGAATTATATCGTAAAAAATTCCTCTCTGATTTAGTCCAAGAATTTTCGGATCAATCTACATCTTTAATTTCTCCAGGGATCTGGGAAGATTTTCCAGATAGATCAGAAATTGATCTAAACGATCCTAAAAGTTTAAATTTATTCTCTCAAGAATATAAAATCTGGGCTCAAGAATCAGTTCAGTACGATCCTGGAATTTATTTGGATGAGATCATTCGACTTCTGCCCTACCCTCAGAATTATATAAGTGAAAAGGACTTTAATCTTTGCTTAAAACTTTATCATCCGCTGGAAAAGGTTTATTATGCAGAAAAATAA